The following coding sequences lie in one Phycicoccus duodecadis genomic window:
- a CDS encoding RNB domain-containing ribonuclease, producing MPRPRIVLRPVDVDTDRGVEGALRARYAAIRAELGIDGPYPPDALAEAEAVAASPPDPPGRDETDVPYVTIDPPGSMDLDQALHIERDGDGHRVRYAIADVPSFVALDGALDRVTRERGQTVYCPDERVPLHPPVLSEAAASLLPGEVRPAFVWDLRLDGAGVLTASEVHRALVRSTQRLDYAGVQRGVDDGSGDPMLLLLKEVGERRIAQEKARGGANLPMPEQEVAQRPDGGFTLEFRPPVPAEEWNAQLSLLTGMAAAAMMLEAGVGILRTMPAPTEDAVARFRRAARGLGVDWPQGVTYGDLVRGLDRTDPHHLALIHEATSLFRGAGYTAFDGTPPEQREHAAVAAPYAHVTAPLRRLVDRFGLVVCEAVGRGAPVPAGIREALPLVPELMTASDRVARAAERACADATEAAVLAGREGQTLEAVVVDHLEKGMEVQLVDLPVLAKVTGDRAALGSAVTVRVEKVDLAAGSVVLTPA from the coding sequence ATGCCGCGTCCCAGGATCGTGCTCCGCCCCGTCGACGTCGACACCGACCGGGGGGTCGAGGGCGCGCTGCGGGCGCGTTACGCCGCCATCCGCGCCGAGCTCGGGATCGACGGCCCGTACCCGCCCGACGCGCTCGCCGAGGCCGAGGCGGTGGCGGCATCCCCGCCCGACCCTCCGGGCCGCGACGAGACCGACGTCCCCTACGTGACGATCGACCCGCCCGGTTCGATGGACCTCGACCAGGCGCTGCACATCGAGCGTGATGGCGACGGCCACCGGGTGCGGTACGCCATCGCCGACGTCCCGTCGTTCGTGGCCCTCGACGGCGCCCTCGACCGGGTCACCCGCGAGCGCGGGCAGACCGTCTACTGCCCCGACGAGCGGGTGCCGCTGCATCCGCCGGTGCTGTCGGAGGCGGCGGCCAGCCTGCTGCCGGGCGAGGTGCGGCCCGCCTTCGTGTGGGACCTGCGGCTCGACGGCGCGGGCGTGCTCACGGCCTCCGAAGTGCACCGTGCCCTCGTCCGCAGCACCCAGCGGCTCGACTACGCCGGGGTGCAGCGGGGCGTCGACGACGGCTCGGGCGACCCGATGCTGCTCCTGCTCAAGGAGGTGGGGGAGCGTCGCATCGCCCAGGAGAAGGCCCGCGGTGGCGCCAACCTGCCGATGCCCGAGCAGGAGGTCGCCCAGCGGCCCGACGGCGGCTTCACCCTCGAGTTCCGCCCGCCGGTGCCGGCCGAGGAGTGGAACGCCCAGCTGTCGCTCCTCACCGGGATGGCCGCCGCCGCGATGATGCTGGAGGCCGGGGTCGGCATCCTGCGCACCATGCCGGCGCCCACCGAGGATGCCGTGGCGCGCTTCCGTCGGGCCGCTCGCGGCCTCGGGGTCGACTGGCCGCAGGGGGTGACCTACGGCGACCTGGTGCGCGGGCTGGACCGCACGGACCCGCACCACCTCGCGCTCATCCATGAGGCGACCTCGCTGTTCCGCGGCGCCGGCTACACCGCCTTCGACGGCACCCCGCCCGAGCAGCGCGAGCACGCCGCCGTCGCCGCCCCGTACGCCCACGTCACCGCCCCGCTGCGGCGCCTCGTCGACCGGTTCGGGCTGGTCGTCTGCGAGGCCGTCGGCCGGGGGGCGCCGGTGCCGGCCGGCATCCGCGAGGCCCTGCCGCTGGTGCCCGAGCTGATGACGGCGTCCGACCGGGTGGCGCGTGCGGCCGAGCGGGCCTGCGCCGACGCCACCGAGGCCGCGGTGCTCGCCGGGCGCGAGGGGCAGACCCTGGAGGCGGTGGTCGTCGACCATCTCGAGAAGGGGATGGAGGTCCAGCTCGTCGACCTGCCGGTGCTGGCCAAGGTCACCGGCGATCGCGCCGCCCTCGGCAGCGCCGTCACGGTGCGCGTCGAGAAGGTCGACCTGGCCGCGGGGTCGGTCGTGCTCACCCCGGCCTGA
- a CDS encoding alpha/beta hydrolase family protein: protein MSILFPSIDGSPQNAQILHRCGAYPLVVLLHGECKAAQDTHYLAWANSPLAMQLARAGYVVVVPRLSGRAASEAEVALVRSVMRWVRTRWVHGGLVAAAPATVMVGHSRGSVLAGLVAADQGVQAYVSLSGDWHGSFGDPTEAQRAIAAPMLFVKDASEGDVDLGRFQELPLPRYRAVLTGGGHYDYLMPHSSPCAAQRGPCLETPSVAADLVTMFLGRWAPAAQAQGMAQQVPGNLVRGLGPLTVQQQFYAGAYLSSFGGPLGAGCGFQMTYQIPGHDQEAVSF from the coding sequence ATGAGCATCCTGTTCCCGTCGATCGACGGCAGTCCCCAGAACGCCCAGATCCTGCATCGCTGTGGCGCCTACCCGCTCGTGGTGCTCCTGCACGGTGAGTGCAAGGCGGCCCAGGACACCCACTACCTCGCCTGGGCGAACAGCCCGTTGGCCATGCAGCTCGCACGGGCGGGCTACGTCGTGGTGGTTCCCCGGCTCTCGGGCCGGGCTGCATCCGAGGCGGAGGTGGCGCTGGTCCGGTCGGTGATGCGGTGGGTCCGGACGCGGTGGGTGCATGGCGGGCTCGTCGCTGCTGCGCCCGCGACGGTGATGGTCGGGCACTCGCGGGGCAGCGTCCTGGCCGGGCTGGTCGCCGCCGACCAGGGCGTCCAGGCCTACGTCTCCCTCAGCGGCGACTGGCACGGGTCCTTCGGCGACCCGACGGAGGCTCAGCGCGCGATCGCCGCTCCCATGCTGTTCGTCAAGGATGCGAGCGAGGGGGATGTCGACCTCGGCCGGTTCCAGGAGCTGCCCCTGCCCCGCTACCGGGCGGTCCTGACGGGAGGGGGTCACTACGACTACCTGATGCCGCACAGCTCCCCGTGCGCCGCGCAGCGAGGCCCGTGCCTCGAGACGCCCTCTGTCGCTGCCGACCTGGTGACGATGTTCCTAGGGCGTTGGGCGCCCGCGGCCCAGGCTCAGGGGATGGCCCAGCAGGTCCCTGGCAACCTGGTCCGCGGCTTGGGTCCCCTCACGGTGCAGCAGCAGTTCTACGCGGGCGCCTATCTCAGCTCCTTCGGCGGCCCGCTCGGGGCGGGCTGCGGGTTCCAGATGACGTACCAGATCCCCGGTCACGACCAGGAGGCGGTCTCGTTCTGA
- a CDS encoding ZIP family metal transporter, which yields MWGLLAGGALVVGALVAWFVHVPQKVIAGIMAFGAGVLISALAFDLVDEAETTGGLVPTIGGFLGGAAVYVAANVLLARRGARHRKRSGEQQPSEDEQEGSGAAIAIGALLDGIPESVVLGLSLLGGGGVGVPVLAAIFISNLPEGLSSAAGMKSNGRSIRYVFGVWVGIAVASGLAGLLGVLLLDGAAPETIAVITAVAAGAILAMIADTMIPEAFERTHLYAGLLATLGFITAFTIGRA from the coding sequence ATGTGGGGGCTGCTCGCCGGCGGCGCGCTCGTCGTCGGGGCGCTGGTCGCCTGGTTCGTCCACGTCCCCCAGAAGGTCATCGCCGGGATCATGGCGTTCGGTGCCGGGGTGCTGATCTCGGCGCTGGCTTTCGACCTCGTCGACGAGGCCGAGACGACCGGGGGCCTGGTCCCCACCATCGGCGGCTTCCTCGGCGGTGCGGCCGTCTATGTGGCCGCCAACGTGCTGCTGGCGCGCCGCGGGGCGCGACACCGCAAGCGCTCCGGTGAGCAGCAGCCCTCCGAGGACGAGCAGGAGGGCAGCGGCGCCGCCATCGCGATCGGCGCGCTCCTCGACGGCATCCCGGAGTCGGTCGTGCTCGGGTTGTCCCTCCTGGGTGGTGGGGGCGTCGGCGTGCCGGTGCTGGCCGCCATCTTCATCAGCAACCTGCCCGAGGGGCTGTCCAGCGCCGCGGGGATGAAGTCCAACGGGCGCAGCATCCGGTACGTCTTCGGGGTCTGGGTCGGGATCGCCGTCGCCAGCGGCCTGGCCGGGCTGCTCGGCGTCCTCCTCCTCGACGGCGCCGCCCCCGAGACCATCGCGGTCATCACCGCGGTGGCGGCCGGCGCCATCCTGGCGATGATCGCCGACACCATGATCCCCGAGGCGTTCGAGCGGACCCACCTCTACGCCGGGCTCCTCGCCACCCTCGGCTTCATCACGGCCTTCACGATCGGGCGCGCGTAG
- a CDS encoding cobalamin B12-binding domain-containing protein, with protein MTPDPATDLAAARELVMSATRELDGGTVRDLLLDALLASGVDATVTRVIMPVLKQVGDDWEAGRLGVVHEHFVSSAFRGVLGELRLPVQGAQARTVVLACPPKELHDLPLELFGAMLHARWWRVVSLGANSPMTAVGEAARFLKADACVLAGVRRSSFEARLPSLARLGRTVPLFIAGAGAAGLTEVPAGVTVLPDDLVEAAEIVDAAVRADADVPTIDHRSEPAVG; from the coding sequence GTGACCCCGGACCCCGCCACCGACCTCGCGGCGGCGCGTGAGCTCGTCATGTCCGCGACGCGGGAGCTCGACGGCGGCACCGTGCGTGACCTCCTCCTCGACGCGCTGCTGGCCTCCGGGGTCGACGCCACGGTCACCCGCGTGATCATGCCCGTGCTCAAGCAGGTCGGCGACGACTGGGAGGCCGGGCGGCTCGGCGTGGTGCACGAGCACTTCGTCTCCAGCGCCTTCCGCGGCGTCCTCGGCGAGCTGCGACTGCCGGTGCAGGGCGCGCAGGCGCGCACGGTCGTGCTGGCCTGCCCCCCGAAGGAGCTGCACGACCTCCCGCTCGAGCTGTTCGGGGCCATGCTGCACGCCCGGTGGTGGCGGGTGGTCAGCCTGGGCGCCAACTCCCCGATGACGGCGGTCGGTGAGGCCGCCCGCTTCCTCAAGGCCGACGCCTGCGTGCTCGCCGGGGTCCGCCGCTCCTCCTTCGAGGCGCGCCTGCCCTCGCTGGCCCGGCTGGGCCGGACCGTCCCGCTCTTCATCGCGGGCGCGGGCGCCGCCGGTCTCACCGAGGTCCCGGCCGGGGTCACCGTGCTCCCCGACGACCTGGTCGAGGCGGCCGAGATCGTCGACGCCGCCGTCCGGGCCGACGCCGACGTCCCGACCATCGATCACCGCAGCGAGCCCGCCGTCGGCTGA
- a CDS encoding MBL fold metallo-hydrolase: MRITHLGHACLLVEIADARVLIDPGTFADGFSDVRDLDAVVVTHQHPDHLDPERVGDLLRANAGARVLSDPGSVDVLAGLGVEAEAHRGPTTVGAVTLTPVGDTHALIHEDIPRIPNVGVRLDADGEPSVFHPGDALDGQPGSVDVLAFPLQAPWARSREMTAFLRRLDAPHAVPVHDGLLQPRGRALYLGQAAQLGGPNTRIHDLAGRGATEFRAGE, encoded by the coding sequence ATGCGCATCACCCACCTCGGCCACGCCTGCCTCCTCGTCGAGATCGCCGACGCCCGCGTCCTCATCGACCCCGGCACCTTCGCCGACGGGTTCTCCGACGTGCGTGACCTGGACGCCGTCGTCGTCACCCACCAGCACCCCGACCACCTCGACCCCGAGCGGGTCGGCGACCTGCTGCGGGCCAACGCCGGGGCGCGGGTGCTGAGCGACCCGGGCAGCGTCGACGTCCTGGCGGGGCTGGGCGTCGAGGCCGAGGCGCACCGCGGGCCGACCACCGTCGGTGCGGTCACCCTCACCCCGGTCGGCGACACCCACGCCCTCATCCACGAGGACATCCCGCGCATCCCCAACGTCGGCGTGCGCCTCGACGCCGACGGTGAGCCCAGCGTGTTCCACCCCGGCGACGCCCTCGACGGGCAGCCCGGCTCCGTCGACGTGCTCGCGTTCCCGCTGCAGGCCCCGTGGGCCCGCAGCCGCGAGATGACGGCCTTCCTGCGCCGCCTCGACGCCCCGCACGCCGTGCCCGTGCACGACGGGCTGCTGCAGCCGCGCGGCCGCGCCCTCTACCTGGGCCAGGCCGCGCAGCTGGGCGGGCCGAACACCCGCATCCACGACCTCGCCGGCCGGGGCGCCACGGAGTTCCGCGCCGGGGAGTGA